GTCGTCTGAAGCGGGACAGGGGACGCTCCGGGCCGTGGCCCTGACAGGCTACGGTATGGACGAAGACGTCCGTCGGTGCCGAGAGGCCGGGTTTGACGAGCACCTCACAAAGCCGGTGGACTTCACTAGGCTCCTCAAGACCGTCGTGCGGTTGGGGAGCGGGGAAGCCGACTAGCGGACCAGACCCTCAACGACCTCCCCATGGACGTCGGTCAACCGGAAGTCCCGACCCTGGTAGCGGTAGGTCAGACGTTTGTGGTCGATCCCGAGTTGATGCAGGAGTGTCGCTTGAAGGTCGTGGACGTGGACGGGATCTTTGGTGACGCTGTAACAGAAATCGTCGGTCTCGCCGTATACGGTGCCGCCCTTGAACCCGCCGCCTGCGATCCAAAGGCTGTAGGCGTCACCGAAGTGGTCGCGACCATGGGCGTCTTTGCGGTTGATGTCGCCTTGCACGAAGACGGTCCGCCCGAACTCTCCGCACCACAGGACGATCGTGTCCTCGAGCAGGCCTCTTTCCTTGAGGTCTTTGACAAGGGCGGCCGAAGGTCGGTCGGTGTCGCGGCACTGGACGGCGAGCTGCGTCGCCAGGTTCTGGTGCTGGTCCCAACCCGAATGCATCAGTTGGACGAACCGGACGCCGCGCTCCACGAGCCGCCGGGCAAGGAGGCAGTTGCGCGCATAGGAGCCAGGACGATGGACGTCGGGCCCATAGGCTTCGAGCACCGACGCGGGTTCCTTGCTGATGTCGAGAAGTTCGGGGACGCTGGTCTGCATGCGGAACGCCATTTCGTACTGGGCGATCCGGGCCTCGGTCTCGGGGTCGCCAAAGTCCTCGTGCCGTTTCCGGTCGAGCTCACCGATGTCGTCCAAGAGCCCGCGACGGAGCTCGGGCGACATCCCCGGCGGGTTGGAGAGGTAGAGGACGGGCTGCCCTTCGCTCCGGAAGCGCACTCCCTGGTATTGGGACGGGATGAAGCCGCTCCCCCAGTAGTAGTCGTAGAACAACTGGCCGCACGTCTTGTCCTGGTCGGACGAGGTCATGACGATGAACGAAGGCAGGTCGTCCGTCATCGTGCCTAGCCCATAGGACGCCCAGGCGCCGAAACTGGGTCTGCCGGGAATTTGGCTTCCCGTCAAGAACAACGTGACTCCGGGGGCGTGGTTCACGGCTTCGGTGTGCATCGATCGGACGAGACAGAGGTCGTCGGCTATCGAACCGATGTTCGGGAGCAGCGAGCTGAGCCACGTGCCCGATCGGCCATATTGCTGGAACGGCTCGATCGCCGGGAGGACCGGGAACTGCTTTTGTCCGCTCGTCATCGTCGAGAGGCGTTTGCCGGCGCGTACGGACTCGGGCAACTCTTCGAGCCGGTGGCGTTCCAGGCCCGGCTTGTAGTCGAACAGGTCGACCTGGGAGGGCGCGCCGCCTTGCCAAAGGACGATGACGCGTTTGGCCTTTGCCGGAAAGTGTGGGACGCCAGGTCGTCCACCGTGCCGCCCACCGTCCTGGGCGAAGGCCTGTTCGGACAACATCGCGGTCAAGGCGAGCGAACCGAGACCCGTCGCGGTCTTCCCGAAGAACTGCCGACGGGTCAGGCGGAGGTCGCGTTCGAATCGCAGGTTCATGGTCACTCCCGGGTCAGGGCTTCGTCGAGGTTGAAAACGGCGTGGCAGACGGACGCATAAGCGGCGGCCTCGATGGGATCGAGCTTCGGGTCGCGAGGCGAATCTCCCTGTGACAAGTATGCGACCGCCTCGTCGGGATGCGCCCGAAAGCGCTCTTGCGAACGTGTCAGCCCGCGCTCCAGGACGTCCAGTTCGTCCGACCTCGGGATCCGTGAGCAAACCCTCCGGAACGCGTCGGCGAGCCGCTGGCGGGGCGACTTTGAGGCTTTCATCACCCGTTCGGCGAGCACGCGGCCCGCTTCGACCCACGTGACGTCGTTCAAAGTCGTCAAGGCGTGCATCGGAGTCGACGTCACGGTGTTCCGGACCGTGCACGCCTGGCGCGACGAGGCGTCGAACATGTTCCCAGGGGCGGCTGTCCTTCGCCAAAAGGTGTAAAGGCTGCGCCGATAGAGGTCGCGGCCGTGCGATTGCGGATACGTGAAATCGCGCTCTTTCGTGATCGCGAGCCCGTCCCAAATGTCTTTCGGCTGGTAGGGATAGACGGGCTTGCCGCCGGTCCTCAGGTCGAGGAGGCCGCTGGCGGCCAGAGCGGTGTCGCGGATGAAGAACGACGGCAGGCGGAACCGGGCACCCCGCGCCAACAAGCGGTTGGACGGGTCCTTCGCTAGCAGCTCGGGAGTCTGGCGCGACGACTGGCGGTACGTCGCGCTCGTCACGATCGTCCGCACCAGTTTCTTCACGCTCCAGCCCGATTCGCGGAACTCGACCGCGAGCCAGTCCAGCAACTCGGGATGGCTAGGCGGCTCACCTTGGACCCCGAAGTTCTCCGACGTCTTGACGAGCCC
The Armatimonadota bacterium DNA segment above includes these coding regions:
- a CDS encoding DUF1501 domain-containing protein; this encodes MNLRFERDLRLTRRQFFGKTATGLGSLALTAMLSEQAFAQDGGRHGGRPGVPHFPAKAKRVIVLWQGGAPSQVDLFDYKPGLERHRLEELPESVRAGKRLSTMTSGQKQFPVLPAIEPFQQYGRSGTWLSSLLPNIGSIADDLCLVRSMHTEAVNHAPGVTLFLTGSQIPGRPSFGAWASYGLGTMTDDLPSFIVMTSSDQDKTCGQLFYDYYWGSGFIPSQYQGVRFRSEGQPVLYLSNPPGMSPELRRGLLDDIGELDRKRHEDFGDPETEARIAQYEMAFRMQTSVPELLDISKEPASVLEAYGPDVHRPGSYARNCLLARRLVERGVRFVQLMHSGWDQHQNLATQLAVQCRDTDRPSAALVKDLKERGLLEDTIVLWCGEFGRTVFVQGDINRKDAHGRDHFGDAYSLWIAGGGFKGGTVYGETDDFCYSVTKDPVHVHDLQATLLHQLGIDHKRLTYRYQGRDFRLTDVHGEVVEGLVR